In Ptiloglossa arizonensis isolate GNS036 chromosome 10, iyPtiAriz1_principal, whole genome shotgun sequence, the genomic window TTCAATACATCTGGCTTGTTGATTACAAACAGAATATTCTTTGATTTACGAATTGTTACTCTATTGACACCTTGAATCTGTGTACAAtaatgaaaatgttaaaatatttatttccacgaTAAAGCAATACTAtgataaaagtacaaatacatTCGACGTACAGGCTTCAATCCTAGTTTGCTCATAAGCTTCCTAGCCTTTTTCTCTCCGCGACTTTGTTTAGCCTTGGATACAATATCGATTGGAAGACCAGTAACGGTCGGTCCTGGAAAGCCAACGGTACCACCGGTACCTGCATCGTCCAAATCTGGAAGAGTATCGTCCGAGTCTGTGTCAGTTCCAGatcctgctgctgctgctgcttcaaccTTGGTAGGTTCGGAGCTAGCGGCTTTGACAAGTTCAGTCAGTTCTGGCATATTTGTTGATCTGCAACAAATCATGACGAAAAAAGTTATTTTAATGATAACATAAAATATATGGATGCGTTGTATAATTAAACGCTATCTGATCTCGTTCttgttaaaaacaaaatttctaatacggtttataaattaaattcaatcATTTTGTGAAACACAATCACACGTGTTTGATACCGGGTTAACAAAGTCCGCCCCACCTCATGCACTTACCGAACGTATTacgattttcaatgaaaatacgcGATTTGGTGTATGCGAATGAAAAGTTAACGAAATCCGGCAACAAAGTGGAAATTACTTGTGACTACAAAGAAATTATACGAGAATAGTAAACACTTATCGCACAATGATTGTCACAGACAAATGGACGTTGTTATGGCGCCCACTGAAGGTAGTCGGAAAATATTTGCAGCAATGCGATCaacaatatttttcgttacttGGACTTAACTATCGCAACATGTTCAAGGAAGTTTCGACAAACACGAACAACACGTTTCGAGCCTCTTTACGATCGCATACGTTTTAATAGTGTTATCATGCACGGCGAATTTCGCGAATGAAGATCATTGAGGCACAAACATCTCGTACGTTCATCATTGACAATAAGTCATATCATACGGTACGATTCGCATGGAAAACTACGTTGGTTACTTGTCTCTCGATATTCGCGCTCTTTTACCATCATTGTAGAACGATGGCGAAAAAATCGTTAGATTTACCTCGAACGATAGTCCGTCGACGACCGAGCACTATTTTTACCATGTAAACTAAGACCGATTCACGCGTATACCCGAATGAGCATAGTTTTGCACTTTTGTGAACGCAGAATGCTTCGTTAAATCAGCACCCGCAATTGGCCACGCGAAGCGACAAGAAAAGTTAACACAACTTTATGAAATCCATTTTTTGTAACAATCAAAAACAGCAGCTATTCGTTTGAACATCTTTAATtctgtttaatattttgttctcatataattaaatattgtcaTAAAATTATCGGACATAGCAATAACGTTCAGATactaaaaatatattgaaaagttATAAAAAGGCTTTATTGCTATTAATACGttcaaatacaaattaaaaactttcgtAGAGCTTTTCGAAGTAATAGTTCTTTAAGTTTCCTTCATGTTTGttacttattattatttattataattgaaGATACTAATGTTATGCAATTTCATCGAAAAGTATATTTTCTTTAACAATTATTCAAACAGCTTTGATTCATCATATAAATACAAGTTTTAAATCACATtaagttttatattaaattaaagcATTAAGTAACAGTCGAAAAGAAGGTAAAACGATATCATTTTTTCTAAAAGCAAGAACTGCTTTTAACGACTTTCTGGTTCACGTAAGTATAAACTGAAAATCAAGTGTAGGTATCGCGTCTTTCACGGACGCCTAATTTTTTTCTGGCGTGTgaataaattgtattcatttccaACAAGTATTAGTAGGACACAAAATACATGTCATCACAACAATACTTATACTAAGAGTCTATCTTCTTTCACATTTTCTTCCTTTACATACATATGGATATAAAAAAATTCGTACCCTCCACAAtaagtaatattaaaaatgtacttaatttatcaaaaatattatcaagcattcaatttgtatttcttGAATGTTTTGTAAGGTCGAAAAACAACATGCACTTAATAAGAGAACGAAATACAGTAGATTATTTGAcatttaaaacaataaaaatgcaaagaaaaatcaaatttactgttctcaaaaaaaaaaggaacgatttTTTAACTACTATAAATACTAATGTCCACTATTGACAAGATAAGCAGTCTTGCATAAAATTGGTTATTGACTACAATTTTCAACGTGGGCATTTTTGTAATGCTTCCGATAATTTACGATCTTTACAAGAATAAACGATTTCTAAAAGTTCTTAAGTATATTATAAAATGTCACGATTTTATAGGTAACAGATAGATGAAGCAAAAATCTTTTGATAGGATTAACAAGGTATTAATTCAACAGTATCTTTTAAGAACTTGTGATAGTTTTGCTTCATTTTACAGTTACGCAAAATCCTAACAAGAATTAGACAAGAACAATTTGGAatgatttttcattcgaatacgAGAATATAGTATTTATATAGCTTATGCAAATGCTATATTACTATCTGCCACTGAGTATGATACCTTTTGGTTTTTCAGAGATTATTTAAGTAATATAGTATTTACATTTTTgctatacatataatatacctGTACACCAATATACTACAACGTTAATTGTATTGTAGTATGGTTCATAACAAAATGTTTCATGTCGCAAATTCGTTGAGAATATGTTCTTGTTAGGAGAAGGATTCGTCGACGTCCATTTTTTCACCTTTGTCACATTGATTCGcttcttctttgttcgtctcttttttttcgttgaCTTTTTCTGTATCAGACTCATCTAcggtttataattatttatgcaaTTAGAGAAATATTAAATCATATTAATAAAATCATTACTTACCACattctttctttatttgtttagtCATATCGTCAGCATCTTCTAATATTTCCGTTGATCTCTCAACTACTTCGATATCCGAatctaaaaagtataaaaaaaagtatttcaaaATTTGTCATATCTATCAAATCATTTTATAGAAGTTTTCTTGTACCAAAAGCAGTTTTGCATTCTTCACTTTGTTATCTGGTACTTCAACtttgaaataaatatcaaaatatgcTATATAAGTTTAGCCCACATACAATTCTTTCCTTCTTAATATTTAGGCAATAAAATGCATATTCTAAATATGTATACAATAAAGTATCTTTTATTCGGATCGttacatataaatattttacctaAATAATGCCCAATTCTGTTCATGTATTATGATAGAAAATTATACtaaaataaagtattattaAACGCAAAATAAATTTGCTCAAACCTGTATCTGATGAACTTGGTAGCTCCATTTGTACAAGCTTCATTGATTCTGTATTTGCAATAGCTGGCAAATGTTCAGGCGTATTTGAAGGTGATGGACTGAAATAAGAAGTTACAGTCAATTTTGGTGTAGTGGGCTTCTGTTTTCTTGCAGGATTCCAAAAGTTGCAATAACAACATCTGTATCCTGTAAaaggaaaatacatatattttacacaTTTATTGCTATAATCGAATCTTTATACTTAACTCTCTTTGTAGTTTATGATAAATGTTtaccaaaatattcaaattcttcTTTCAATGCCATTCCATTATGCgactcacaatttttgcaaataagTGCATATCGATTCGATGGTCCATCGCCCACTATATAATCAACCAATCGATCGAAAGCACTTCTTTGATGAGGTAACACCGGCCGCGGTAGAAACGATCCTAGTAAACAATAAATTCTATAATGTCCTGTTATAAGTTTGTACATTTATAATGTCTATGTtttgttattataaatatttgatctttataaattcaaataaaagaaaatatatttgtaaaataattacgtAACTTATGCAgttaaaaaatatgtttaataGTTTTAAAAATTTGGAATGTAACGAAACTAACGGTGCtgtttaaataaagaaattaaatgtAACAATTATAATCCTAACAGTACTAACGATAAGCCATAGCTGGATTAGTAACTGGTTTAACACCACTCTGGAAAGGAGTGATTGGTGTATTCCGAATGGGAGCCGTGCCAATGGGGACAAGGCCAGTGTTAGTGGGCATTCCACTTTGCACATTTAATAGTTGATTTTGACTTGCTACTACTCTTCTTCTTAGTTCTCCAGAACTAGGCAATGGGGATATTACATTTTGTGGTATACTAGATTTTACATTTGGAGATGTTTCTACTGGTGTTGATACTCTAAACGGTGGCtaaaataaaagtttcttttactataatttttatcttctccattttttactacttttaagaattttttacccacaaatgaaatttttttatgcAAAACGAAATTAATACATATAAACTACAAACCTGTGGAGATAACTgcaaaaaatagaaacaaaatttaattaatgaaaataaatttaggtataaaatatacataataattgaaataatgaaaaatgataTGATGGTATTCTTACTCACAGGTGTCACGTTTAACTTATCTGGAGCATACTTTAAGAGAATTTCCTTAGCTTTTTTATATGTCTCTGTTTCAGTAACTTCATCTagaattctttgtttctctatcAGCATTGTActtaatttttcttcattttcagaAATTTTACGTTTATAATACCATGTAACAATCTTTTTTGTAAGCAATATTCTGTGACAACAAAATATCCAATTAGAGTTTGAAAGTAACATgaacaaataaatgaataaataaacaattttgtaCAAAGACAAAAGACTTACAGAATTGGGAAGATCAACAATGGaatgatataaaatatttgatcaTATAATGATGCcggaaagaaatagaaataaaaaatgaatgctGTTATAATATAAAGTATGCTATAAAGAAAAAGGGTCCCAATAATTTTTTTGCGCCTTTGTTCTGTGGTATGTCCATATCTTTCTATTTCTCTAATATTCTGTTAGAaaagatatttattataatacttaAAGTCTTTGTGctacatttaaaaaagaaagtaagtTTCTTACCTTATCAAGGTCCTCTAAGATTTCAATGGTTGTTTTCTTTCTCTAAAATGTGcaaaatattcatatttatataGGTTTATATAgtttattaaattcttttatttaatttttaattagacataagaaagaataattatttgcaTAATATTAAGCATATCTATGTACTCATACAAATGTAAAAGAATACTGAACTCTTTCATTGAATTTATTCTTATGGGTCACACATGTTTATGGAATAATAATTAATGCTAAACTTACGTTCAGCATATTAATTCATATCTTTTAATAATCCGTGTCAAATTATTACATTAAATTACTAGTTTTATATTTAAGTAAAGAAATGTACAGTTGAATCATAGCATatgtataaatttcttaataaaaagTCACTTAAAAATAATGTAGCATTATAATGTTTTCACATATTTTTGATTTGACAATGAAGAATTCAAATACGATCCATGCAAAGTCATTGAATGGTAATTCTGTAATGCATGATAATTCTGATgcataaattatatttcattttgatTAATCATTGTATACTAGAAATTTCAATTGTATCAAGTTATATCGTTAGTATCGTAAAATACAGTATTATAAAGATACTGTCTACTATTTAAATTGTAGAAAGTTACACATATGTtactttttcattaaatttcgtttaaaacctTATCTTTGCGCCTAACCTCAAAAAGCTGTCAACCGTGATAAACccatatttttatttagatttaATCCTAGCATtgagaaaatacaaaatatcatACACTAACGGTAACTAATGCGCTACAGAAAAGTATggttgcaaaataatttttaaacgtataGTAAAAGAGCATGATATGGTAGAACGTTAACCTTAAAAACAGAAAAGatagttaaataatttttgtaaatattgacaCAGACTTACACGAAATTTTGATAATATCATTCCCATGTTGTAGATACTTTAGTAGAGTCCTCTACGAATCGAAAATTGTTTTGTTCGACAGAGATAAAACAGCTCGCACAAAACGTATCAGTCAAAACAAGAGATTCgtgtaaattttaaaatagaCTAGCCGGGCGGTATCTATGTGCAGTTGTACGACCCATATTTAAATCCTTCCAAGTTTTGTTTCGATATTTATAGATCGAATTATCTATAAACACTTCCCAAACGGCAATAGTAAGAAATTCAATATCAAACCGATGTATTTTCCGTCGATGTACGGATTATTCATATAATGCGAAAATATATTAGCGAATCAACAGATGTGATGATTCCTTTTCTTACTTGTCACTTTTATACATTACAAAGCAATGGAgtatagaaatatttcttcgataagATTACTGTTCGTTAAGTACGTAGTAACGAATTTTGGAGACCCGTTAGTTCAGTTCGTTCTTGAAAATTAACCGGAGTCGTAATTGTCGCACCGTTTGAAACTGCAAACCGAACTGAGGCATGAACGACCATGCATAGCATCAGAGGCGGTTTTGCTCGAAGAACTGTACGCTTCCCGTATCGATAAGGAAGAAATGCAACAAGCAAAATAAACGTTAGCACCGCTGAACATAGGCATGCAACATTTTAGTGAATATGTGTATCTATAAATAGATCTGATGTGATACACTCGATCGCTTAATGAAATCGATatgttaaaattacatttttatttaagtaTAACGATACGTGCTTGACAATATACGATGAAGAcaaagataaaaattattttggcaTCGGTGAAAATCCAGAAAAtgtaacaaccaaaattaatatcgatattttAAAGTCACTATTTAAAGCAATGTTAAAATATTAGTATTTAGCATATTTCTGTATAAATCTCTGCTTCTTGCGTATCTGTTTACATTCCAAAAATTATGATATCTATGTGATAACATAGATAATGCTTTTATTAAATGATGCAATTCTCTCATGGGAAAACgtgaatttatatatttttccgcTTGACGTATCTATGGCTGAAGACCGCTTTCATTGCCGTTTCGATGTATTCATTAATAAATGGGATCGCTTGTTCGATAAGTGCTACTTCCGTAGGTGACATTTTTGGTAGtccaaaatttttctttacaccgGCTGGACCGAAAAGTAACTCGTTCGTAAAATATCGGCACCCTGGTaatacgttcgatcgaacataAGCACATGTGACGACGTTCGGGAATCCCCTAAGTCCACCGGCAAGCACGAGAATCAACTTAGCAGCGGCTGCTCCAACGGACAATATTGGCCTTCTGGATTCAATGTTTGCCATTTCTTTGTCTCTATCACGAAAAGATTGCAACAGCATGCTTTGTTGTGCCTagatataatattttacttagTTGGAAATTTGATCAACCACATGTAAAAATTAAGCAAAGAAATATTGACAGAATACTACAGACATGCGTTAACATtatattctacgttatactatcTTTTTTATATCTGTCGTAAATCTTATTTCGGGATATGCCAACGTTTGATCAGTATTGTATTGTCAATATTCGTTCAGTGGCAGAAATTTAATCCGAATGACAGTACTCTCGTACATTGGTAAACCGGTTGACTGGACAAGCCCGCGATAAAAGCGGAACAATGGTATACGGATCTGCTCCACCGACCATAGGGATTGACAGGAACGCAGGATTTAAATTTAGAAGATTCGCAGTTGTTGCTTCCATTCGCATACGGTCAAGAGCAACAGAACCGACGATTCGATCCGGATCCCACCATCCAGCGAGTTTATAAATCTCTGAGACCATAGGAAGCATGACTGTGACTGGTCGAACGAAAACGACTACCAAAGCGTTCGAGCTGACTGTTACCATTTGTTCAGCCATTTCACACGTGTACGCCGTGGCATCTTCGAACTGAGCCTCGGAATTCGAGTCCATCATTGCATTTGGTTCTGTTTCGTCCATCAGCGCTATAATGTTCGTCTGCAGATAATATTGATTTATGCATATCAATCGTATTTAGTAACACTGAATTAAATATGATATATCATTACATTCTCGATTAATTCATATAAGATTAATGTTAATACTGCGATTGCAGTGACCAATTTAGTATTGTTAAGTAGCTTTAGGGAATCTCATAACAACTGTTGTAAGTTTTTTGCTTGAAAAACAATACTCTTCTTTCATACTTTATGGCTCACTGATACCGAAATACATATATGCAAGAGacagaaatgaacaaattatTGATCCCTCTCATATTTTTAAAGGGAAAGACACataaacattttacattttccaCTAATTGTGACCGGAAAATGATAATAGAAACGTACGTCTTTTAGAGCGTGTTTTATACTTTTCCTTTCAAAGTATTTTACACGAGTCGAGGTGTCGATATGATTTGTATCTAAAACTGCATCAGCCATTGAGTTGCGTATGTCTACTAGGTGAACGCATTTTATCATTCGAGATTGCTTTAAAAGAACAGCCGTGTAAATCGATGCCTCACCTCCTCCGATTATACAGACTTGTATGTCACCTTTCCGATCTGGTAGAAAGCAATCATAACCATTGAATTCGGGTTTCTTTAGGTTATTAGGATTTGATTCTTTTTCagaattttgatcatttttattgcattttttGTTTTTGGTTTTTTCATTGTCGGTTAACATTTTCGAGGTGTTTCGACGAAGACAGCAtaacatacatttcttggcgAATTTTAAAAGGCACTGTTGTGTTCCAATCATGTTCGACCGTTTGCTTTGAAATGCGATTCATTGACGATAATTTTTTGAATACTGTTGAGATTTATAAGAtacatcgaaaataaaatttggtGAACATTCAGGTTATTGGTTTAATATTGaccaataaaaatatataatgaacAATTGAAAGactttgtataaataaaatatgttgCAGGTTTATGCAAGTGGTAGTgataacaatttttacaattttatttttattttatcgttaatcCATTGAACGAGATGGCTGAGATTTCGCCGTTGCGTGGCCAACTTCAACATCTGCAAGAATGATGATCATTTATTAAATCATTACAAGTTTATAAATAACAGAAAAAGATGCACATTGATAAAGTTTTTCTTTATTACactgtgtatatatttttataaaaaggtACAAAATTGATTACACAAATTTAGTAAAAACAAATATAACGATTAACAATTTTTTGTATTGATTAtagttatattttaataattaataaatgtatCATGTATATTTACTTTGATACTATAATAATATCGGACATATCTGGAAGAGATTGTATTtctaatgttttttcatttgctAAATGTAGCAGGGATACAAAGGCAAGAGGAACACTTAGTGCCTCTGTATTAGCTTTTGTCAATAAGTCTGGTAGTTTCTTATAAATGTcgctaaaatatttattttccttcaTTTCATTCTCTGTTTGCTGTTGTCCTGCATTCTGTATATTGTCATTTGCGTTTTCACTGTTCGAAATCAGAGCTTTCCAAATAGATTGTTTCAATTGTCGCATATCAATTCTTTTTTCACAAACGCTATATGCGATAGATGTTTTATTTACTAATTTAGGAACCAGAACTAGATTATTTGCATCAAAAATCATTTGAGTTCCTGGTGTACCATCTTCATTGCAATTATCATTATCTTCGTTTGTTCCATAATCATCATTAGGAATATTAGGACAATAGTTTGAAATGTCATTTTCATTACTGTAATTGTAATCTTCTATGTCAGACACATGAGCAGCATTTAATTCATCTCTGTTTACTAAATCTGTGTGTATTAATTGATGATAATACAGGTTGGTAGCAGATACAATATTGTAATGCATATCTCGCGGTAGTGTGATCATTTCTTCCTGCCACTTTTTTCTGACAGACTTATTTTCGAACCTTGTACTTTTAACCACCGAGAACTTTGGTAGTATACTTTCTTTTGTAATGTCATcataacatatttttatttcttttctttttttaccttGTTCTTGGTGGCATTTTTCTATGACTTTACTGTCTCCAAAATGTTTGTTGAAGTTATAAAGTTTCCAGTGAGATGGACCAGCCCAATgaatattcatatttttttgaagaaaagaatattCAGACATTTTTGTTGCTCCAACGTGAGTCACAACTTTATAAAAATCAACAATTTTTTCCACTGGTTTTTGTACTGCAAtgcatttatttacattatcCTCTTCATTCTCAATATCAAAA contains:
- the Lnpk gene encoding zinc-ribbon metal-binding protein lunapark — its product is MGMILSKFRRKKTTIEILEDLDKNIREIERYGHTTEQRRKKIIGTLFLYSILYIITAFIFYFYFFPASLYDQIFYIIPLLIFPILILLTKKIVTWYYKRKISENEEKLSTMLIEKQRILDEVTETETYKKAKEILLKYAPDKLNVTPLSPQPPFRVSTPVETSPNVKSSIPQNVISPLPSSGELRRRVVASQNQLLNVQSGMPTNTGLVPIGTAPIRNTPITPFQSGVKPVTNPAMAYRSFLPRPVLPHQRSAFDRLVDYIVGDGPSNRYALICKNCESHNGMALKEEFEYFGYRCCYCNFWNPARKQKPTTPKLTVTSYFSPSPSNTPEHLPAIANTESMKLVQMELPSSSDTDSDIEVVERSTEILEDADDMTKQIKKECGKSTNMPELTELVKAASSEPTKVEAAAAAGSGTDTDSDDTLPDLDDAGTGGTVGFPGPTVTGLPIDIVSKAKQSRGEKKARKLMSKLGLKPIQGVNRVTIRKSKNILFVINKPDVLKNPASDTYIVFGEAKIEDLSQQAQMAAAEKFKEPPVIPATEAGGSTMVVAPIQEESEEEVDETGVEEKDIELVMSQANVSRGKAIKALKNNQNDIVNAIMELTM
- the LOC143152474 gene encoding uncharacterized protein LOC143152474 isoform X2; protein product: MIGTQQCLLKFAKKCMLCCLRRNTSKMLTDNEKTKNKKCNKNDQNSEKESNPNNLKKPEFNGYDCFLPDRKGDIQVCIIGGGEASIYTAVLLKQSRMIKCVHLVDIRNSMADAVLDTNHIDTSTRVKYFERKSIKHALKDTNIIALMDETEPNAMMDSNSEAQFEDATAYTCEMAEQMAQQSMLLQSFRDRDKEMANIESRRPILSVGAAAAKLILVLAGGLRGFPNVVTCAYVRSNVLPGCRYFTNELLFGPAGVKKNFGLPKMSPTEVALIEQAIPFINEYIETAMKAVFSHRYVKRKNI
- the LOC143152474 gene encoding malate dehydrogenase, mitochondrial isoform X1; amino-acid sequence: MIGTQQCLLKFAKKCMLCCLRRNTSKMLTDNEKTKNKKCNKNDQNSEKESNPNNLKKPEFNGYDCFLPDRKGDIQVCIIGGGEASIYTAVLLKQSRMIKCVHLVDIRNSMADAVLDTNHIDTSTRVKYFERKSIKHALKDTNIIALMDETEPNAMMDSNSEAQFEDATAYTCEMAEQMVTVSSNALVVVFVRPVTVMLPMVSEIYKLAGWWDPDRIVGSVALDRMRMEATTANLLNLNPAFLSIPMVGGADPYTIVPLLSRACPVNRFTNAQQSMLLQSFRDRDKEMANIESRRPILSVGAAAAKLILVLAGGLRGFPNVVTCAYVRSNVLPGCRYFTNELLFGPAGVKKNFGLPKMSPTEVALIEQAIPFINEYIETAMKAVFSHRYVKRKNI